The Emcibacter nanhaiensis genome has a window encoding:
- a CDS encoding DUF6489 family protein translates to MKVTIDIDCTPKEARQFLGLPDLEPIQQAFMTELQDKMTSGLSPEDMDKMFQMWVAPSLNMAGQGLETFQNIFWNTGGKSDK, encoded by the coding sequence ATGAAGGTAACCATTGATATTGACTGCACCCCCAAGGAAGCCCGGCAATTTCTCGGCTTGCCCGACCTGGAACCTATTCAGCAGGCGTTCATGACTGAATTGCAGGACAAGATGACAAGCGGTCTGTCTCCGGAAGACATGGACAAGATGTTTCAGATGTGGGTGGCGCCGAGCCTGAATATGGCCGGCCAGGGGCTCGAGACATTCCAGAATATTTTCTGGAATACCGGTGGTAAATCCGACAAGTAA